In the Acetobacteroides hydrogenigenes genome, ACACCCTCAACCCCAGCTTCAAAATCTACCAGGAGGACCACGAGCTAATCCTAAAGCTGCTGGCCTACTTCACCAACAACCAGCAAGCCTGCCAGAAGTACGCCATTTCGCTCCGTAAGGGGCTAATGCTATCCGGCCCTGTCGGATGCGGAAAAACCAGCCTTATGAGGATTTTTAACACCCTTTTGCTACCCCAGTTCAAGTATCAGGTGAAACCTTGCCGCGATATCAGCTTCGAGTTCAACCGCGATGGTTACACAGTAATTCACAAGTACAGCACAAACTCCTATAGCCGAGGCCAGCACAAGATCTACTGCTTCGACGACCTCGGAACCGAAAACCACCTCAAGTTCTACGGCGTGGAGTGCAACGTCATGGCTGAAATTCTCCTATCCCGCTACGACCAGTTCTGCCTACAAGGGCTTCAAACACACCTTACCACCAACCTTACCAGCATGGACATCGAGGAGCAGTATGGAAAGCGTGTCCGCTCCCGCATGCGCGAAATGTTTAACCTGTTGGCGTTTGATGCAGGCTCAAGAGATAAAAGGAATTAACTTTTTTATATAAAAAAGTGGTATCCGTTTATTCATCCGACACAAGGTCATTTCGTACATTTTCTATTTTGGCGTAACGTTCAACCTTAACGCCTACAAGCCATCGAATGGGCAAAAGGGTGCCTCCAGCGAAGACGATGGAGCCCTAATAAAGCTAGGACAGTAGGGCAGATGCCCGCTGGCACGTGGTAGGCCCATGGGGGTACGCCTTCCTCAAGGAGCCATCCTTACTGGTTTTGTCATTTCGTTAAAGAACAATTAATAAAAAAAACAATATTCAATCCGTATATTTGCCAGCCAAAAACAATGCAGCATGTTCACAATAAAACTTTTCAGCATAGTTGTTATCCTTATTTCGATAGCATTTCTTGGTCTTGCTCTTAGAATATTTGTACGCGGCAACTACGATGATACCGAGTTCGAAACTAACCCCAAAATGCAGGATATGGGCATAAAGTGTGCTCGCCACCAGGAAATGGAAAACTATTGCAAAAACAAGAAGCTAAGCGGTATTGGCTGCGGTTCTTGTAAGGGCTGTGCTTAACCGTAAGGTTTTCATAAAACAATAAACAGTAAGGGGATTGGCTGCAACGCTAATCCCCTTACTGTTTTAGTTCTCAAGCCGAGTTACTGCTTCTTAACGGCCTTCATCACCTCATCGTATGGAAGTTTTTTGGTGCAGAAGAACCAGTCGTAGCACTTCAGGTCTCCTTTGTTTTCCATACGCTCCTTGGCAACGCCGCACGATCCTGCCGTTGGTACAATTACATCATCGCCGGGTTGCCAATCGGCTGGTGTTGCTACGCCAAAGGTGTCGGCCGTCTGTAGCGCAACTACTACTCGATAGAGTTCGTCGAAGTTTCTTCCAAGGCTCAATGGATAGTAAATAATAGTCCGAATTATACCATTGGGGTCAACTACAAATACGGCCCTTACCGCCTTGGTGCTGCTCTCCCCGGGTTGAATCATGCCATACTTACGCGCTACCTCCATGGTAATGTCCTCTATCAGCGGAAATTTTACCTCAACATCCTTCATACCCTTGTACTCAATCTTTTCCTTTATGGTACGGAGCCATGCGATGTGGCTGTATAGTCCATCAACCGATAGGCCAACCAGCTTGCAGCTAACTTCTGCAAACTTTGCTTCCATGCTGGCAAAGGTCATGAACTCGGAGGTGCAAACAGGGGTAAAGTCGGCAGGGTGGCTAAATAAGATTACCCAGCTGCCCTTGTAGTCTGCCGGGAAATTGATTTCCCCTTGAGTCGTAACAGCTTTAAAGGTGGGTGCCGCTTCTCCAATACGAGGCAATAGTACAGCTTCTTGTTCCATAGTAGTAGATATTATTGGGTTTACATTCTGAGTTTCTTCCATTCCTCTTTCATTCGGCTTAAATCGGTCAGCCAGTCCTCTATGTCATTTTCATGTTCCAGTTCCTCGTTGAGGATTGTAACCGCCATTTGGTAGGTAGCGTGATCTTTGCCTAGCGTAAAATCGGCGATTTCTTGGTAGCGCTCAATGGCGCATCGTTCACCTTTTAGGTTCTGCGCTAGGATTGCTTCGATGTACGGATCGCGTGGCTCATCGTACGAGCAGCGTGCCAGCTTTGTCCATTCGCTTGGGTTTATAACAGGAGTCCCGCCTAGTTGGATAATTCGATTAACCACCATAACGGCGTGGTTTAACTCCTGGCTTGCATGCAGAAGAAGTTCTGGTTCAACCTCGCTTCTCATTGGCCCCTCCATTAACCTTGCGCCAATCCAGTACTGGTAGTAGGCTAGCCATTCTTCCGAAAGAGCCGCGTTTAACATACTGATAAGCTTATCGATATCTACCGAAGCTATCTTCGTTGCTTCCTTTCCCATATTGCTCTGTTTAAGTAAGAAAAACCACAATTTAGCCCGTTTTGAGAAAAAAGTCAATCAAAATAGCAATAATGAGCAATTGCTCATTATATTTGTAACGAACAAATGCTCGTTTCGTATGCCAAGACCAAAACGTATTCGTCGTGTAACCAATCCACCCCATTTTAAGGGATTCAAACCTTTGGGCTTGCCTGATGGTGGAGCTCCGGTTGTTATAAACTTCGAGGAGTATGAAGCCATCCGATTAAGCGACTGCGACCTGCATGGTCAGGTAGAAGCTGCAAAAATCATGGGGGTGTCGCGCCCAACCTTTGCTCGCATATACGAAAGCGCACGCCGTAAAATAGCCGAAGCTTTTATCGATGGGAAAAATATTGTATTCGAAGGCGGGAAGGTTTACTTTGATAGCGATTGGTACTCATGCAACGATTGTGGCTGCTGGTTTAACCATACCGAAAAAGAGCAGGAGGTTTCCTCCTGTGCCCTTTGTGGCTCTGCAAACATCCAACCTTACAGCGAAGATGATGATGCGCAGCTCGAGGAAGTCTGCCAATGCCCTCAGTGTGGTAAAGAGTTTCAAAACTTTCAAGCGTCAGACTGCAATGGGGATATTTGCCCCGAATGTAGCTGCCATATGATTCGAAAAAGCATGTCGCCTCATCGTAGAATGAGAAACCAAAAATGCAGAATGCAGTAAGCCGTTAGGCAATTAAGCTTCTGCTCATAAAAAACAGGTAAAATGAAAGTAGCCATCACATCAACAGGTAATAGCCCCGAGGCTAAGCTAGACAGCCGTTTTGGGCGTTGCTCCTATTTTGCGATCCTCGATACAGAAAGTCAGGGCATTGAGTTTATTCCCAATCCCAACAAGGATAGCATAGAGGGTGCAGGTCCAGCCTCTGCTCAGCTGGTAGCATCTAAAGATGTAACAAAGGTCGTTTCCGGCGAATTCGGGGCAAAGGTTAAGTCCATCTTCGACAGCTTGAAAATCCAGCTGGTAATGCTTCCCGATTCCGAAAAGACTATCAGTGAAATAATCGAGCTGCTAAACCATAAAAACTAGCCAACGGAAATGGTTGTACTACCCGAACAGGTCTGCAAGGCTTGGGATAATCGTAAGGATGCTGTTGTCTTTTCGACAGCTGACGTCAATGGAGTTCCTAACTCAATTTATGTAAAAAGCGTTTCTAGGTACAGCGAATCGCTTATCGTTATTGTCGATAACTACTTCCATAAAACGCGTAAAAATATTCTTGCAGGAGGTAAGGCAAGCATACTATTTATCACTAACGAAGGGAAGTCGTACCAGCTAAAAGGGTCGGTACGCTACCTACAAAGCGGCGAAATTTACGACGATATGAAAAGGTGGAATCCTTCTCGGCATCCGGGTCATGCAGCTGCATGTTTGGAAGTTGAAGAGGTTTACTCCGGTTCCGAGAGAATCGCCTAAAATATTCCTCAACCATAAACCATTTTTAGAATGCCTCAGATGGATGGAACAGGTCCTCTAAAGGAGGGCAAGCAAACAGGACGAGGTCTTGGTTACTGCAAAACTTCTTCCGATAAGAGTACGCTCGATATGCTAGGCAAAGGGATGGGCCTTCGCCGTAATTCTGGAGGAGGTTCAGGTCAAGGTAAACGCTTAAAAAGCGGTATTCGATAGTATTAACCTAATTAAAAAGGAGGTTACTATGCCAGGTTTAAACAGACGTGGCCCTAACGGAGAAGGGCCAATGACAGGACGAAGAATGGGACGCTGCAATCCCGACAATAAGGGGAAAATAGACGACGAAATCCTTCAAAATCGTGCTTCCGAATCGCAAGTAAATTCACCATTTGGTCGTGGACAAGGTGGAGGACGAGGAAGAGGTTTAAGGCGTTTCTTGAGGCTGCGCCTTCGAGGTCGTAGTGAATAGAGTAACTCTTAAGTTGTCTTATCATATTTATTTCGAGTATGCCAAGACATATCAAATTGGTTAGACGTAAAATTTTATTTGTATGAAAAACATTTTTGCAATTCCGTTAGCAAGCGGACGTCTTTGTTCACACTTTGGCCACTGCGAGCAGTTTGCCATTGTTGAGGTAGAAAATAACGCAATAATTGGCGAATCGCTTATCACGCCTCCGCCTCACGAACCTGGGCTTCTTCCCGGATGGTTGGCTGACCGTGGCGTTACCGATGTAATCGCTGGCGGTATGGGACAACGTGCTCTCGATCTTTTTGCTGCT is a window encoding:
- a CDS encoding NifB/NifX family molybdenum-iron cluster-binding protein, whose protein sequence is MKVAITSTGNSPEAKLDSRFGRCSYFAILDTESQGIEFIPNPNKDSIEGAGPASAQLVASKDVTKVVSGEFGAKVKSIFDSLKIQLVMLPDSEKTISEIIELLNHKN
- a CDS encoding pyridoxamine 5'-phosphate oxidase family protein, encoding MVVLPEQVCKAWDNRKDAVVFSTADVNGVPNSIYVKSVSRYSESLIVIVDNYFHKTRKNILAGGKASILFITNEGKSYQLKGSVRYLQSGEIYDDMKRWNPSRHPGHAAACLEVEEVYSGSERIA
- a CDS encoding DUF5320 domain-containing protein, whose product is MPGLNRRGPNGEGPMTGRRMGRCNPDNKGKIDDEILQNRASESQVNSPFGRGQGGGRGRGLRRFLRLRLRGRSE
- a CDS encoding P-loop NTPase family protein, which codes for MNLTETYQFLESRGKDTLNPSFKIYQEDHELILKLLAYFTNNQQACQKYAISLRKGLMLSGPVGCGKTSLMRIFNTLLLPQFKYQVKPCRDISFEFNRDGYTVIHKYSTNSYSRGQHKIYCFDDLGTENHLKFYGVECNVMAEILLSRYDQFCLQGLQTHLTTNLTSMDIEEQYGKRVRSRMREMFNLLAFDAGSRDKRN
- a CDS encoding NifB/NifX family molybdenum-iron cluster-binding protein, with the translated sequence MKNIFAIPLASGRLCSHFGHCEQFAIVEVENNAIIGESLITPPPHEPGLLPGWLADRGVTDVIAGGMGQRALDLFAAQNIKVNVGAQHKAPKELVGDWLENSLVTGSNACDH
- a CDS encoding peroxiredoxin, whose product is MEQEAVLLPRIGEAAPTFKAVTTQGEINFPADYKGSWVILFSHPADFTPVCTSEFMTFASMEAKFAEVSCKLVGLSVDGLYSHIAWLRTIKEKIEYKGMKDVEVKFPLIEDITMEVARKYGMIQPGESSTKAVRAVFVVDPNGIIRTIIYYPLSLGRNFDELYRVVVALQTADTFGVATPADWQPGDDVIVPTAGSCGVAKERMENKGDLKCYDWFFCTKKLPYDEVMKAVKKQ
- a CDS encoding DUF134 domain-containing protein, coding for MPRPKRIRRVTNPPHFKGFKPLGLPDGGAPVVINFEEYEAIRLSDCDLHGQVEAAKIMGVSRPTFARIYESARRKIAEAFIDGKNIVFEGGKVYFDSDWYSCNDCGCWFNHTEKEQEVSSCALCGSANIQPYSEDDDAQLEEVCQCPQCGKEFQNFQASDCNGDICPECSCHMIRKSMSPHRRMRNQKCRMQ
- a CDS encoding ferritin-like domain-containing protein; translation: MGKEATKIASVDIDKLISMLNAALSEEWLAYYQYWIGARLMEGPMRSEVEPELLLHASQELNHAVMVVNRIIQLGGTPVINPSEWTKLARCSYDEPRDPYIEAILAQNLKGERCAIERYQEIADFTLGKDHATYQMAVTILNEELEHENDIEDWLTDLSRMKEEWKKLRM
- a CDS encoding DUF5320 domain-containing protein; translated protein: MPQMDGTGPLKEGKQTGRGLGYCKTSSDKSTLDMLGKGMGLRRNSGGGSGQGKRLKSGIR